A region of Phalacrocorax carbo chromosome 7, bPhaCar2.1, whole genome shotgun sequence DNA encodes the following proteins:
- the TMC3 gene encoding transmembrane channel-like protein 3 → MAAATGSAAAKTAKSCKKYRTVKRHASMYTYQEPPHSNSEDDISEEKAESHDPEQIFQNIQYQKEIMSNIRCRPWPMRQKLRALRQAKEIVLKYEGRLTRTRGYQAAGAELWRKFIRLAYNFVVIFIPWEMRIKKIESHFGSGVASYFIFLRWLFGINIVLTIMTGAFVVLPELLAGAPFGSTVSKTIPKEHIASAQDLDTIWSLGGYLQYSVLFYGYYGRDRKIGKAGYRLPLAYFLVGMAVFAYSFIILLKKMAKNSRMSLASASDENYTFCWRLFCAWDYLIGNPEAAESKAAAIVNSIREAILEEQEKKKSKNLAVTISLRIIANILVLLSLAGSIYIIYFVVDRSQRLERTKKELTLWEKNEVSVVVSLITMIAPSAFELVAALEMYHPRTTLRFQLARVLVLYLGNLYSLIIALLDKVDSMSVTDSDVNNNASNSTAFSTTRTLSKEDNISTTIPDVQIKRNNMVTLEDGRTPGLMVSDSLVNKSAAFNYNTQNPQDQCWETYVGQEMLKLSIIDMIFTVASILLIDFFRGLCVRYLSDCWCWDLESKFPEYGEFKIAENVLHLVYNQGMIWMGAFFSPCLPAFNVLKLIGLMYLRSWAVLTCNVPHQQVFRASRSNNFYLAMLLFMLFLCMLPTIFAIARYKPSLSCGPFSGQEKIYDIVSETIQNDFPTWFNTVITYISSPVVVLPALLLLFMLIYYLQSIARSLKFTNNQLRMKIQTERTEDKKKVVQMAVARIQNLDGNDKRPEQESDIISQESSVRSSTPRKNGSVLNFESPVSKGTRIQTISQSVPQTVPSADVARPINATPTTSTSLTPAPSVSSVQKPRNDHITNRYPSLVHGSASELCKTKPYTPVIFKKHAEHVHSEPLFRKGIRQVNPDALGAGAPGFVGRRPYATRYFLVNENESRKKSLRSASRLQRHIRKDEPGDVIELYPRNVRRYVIRAPHQMYSPHPSEDEDDEEELGRELMNRSHRPRSLSDLRPTPRFYVGERADGHILMSKDLARVHYKSWDDGFELDLDRPPYAYKKVHLNYAEPRVKPKSKQKMEQSLTESDSIESSSDPQNSSNDQYIQVIHSKEKYPKPGTKLTKKKSKNSVDLNMSEPNELVCSNV, encoded by the exons ATGGCAGCAGCAAcgggctctgctgcagccaaaaCTGCCAAGTCCTGCAAAAAGTATCGAACGGTGAAGCGACACGCCAGCATGTACACCTACCAGGAGCCGCCCCACAG CAACTCGGAAGATGATATCagtgaagaaaaggctgagagccATGACCCAGAGCAGATCTTTCAGAACATCCAGTACCAGAAGGAGATTATGTCCAACATCCGCTGCCGGCCGTGGCCGATGAGGCAGAAGCTGAGGGCGCTCAG GCAGGCAAAGGAGATCGTGCTGAAGTATGAAGGGAGGCTCACAAGAACAAGAGGTTACCAAGCTGCTGGTGCAGAG ctttggAGGAAGTTTATTCGACTTGCATATAATTTTGTGGTAATCTTTATTCCTTGGGAAATGAGAATAAAGAAAATTGAGA GTCATTTTGGGTCTGGAGTTGCCTCTTACTTCATATTCTTGAGATGGCTATTTGGAATCAATATTGTACTTACGATAATGACAGGAGCATTTGTAGTCTTACCAGAG cTACTGGCCGGAGCACCGTTTGGCAGCACTGTCAGCAAGACCATTCCCAAAGAGCATATTGCATCTGCTCAGGACCTGGACACCATCTGGTCACTAGGG GGTTACCTCCAgtactctgttttgttttatggctACTACGGTCGTGACAGAAAGATTGGGAAAGCTGGATATCGGCTGCCTCTTGCCTACTTCCTTGTTGGAATGGCAGTGTTTGCTTACAGCTTCATCATTCTCTTAAAAAA AATGGCAAAGAACTCAAGAATGAGTTTAGCAAGCGCTTCTGATGAAAATTACACTTTCTGTTGGCGACTGTTCTGTGCTTGGGACTATTTAATAGGAAACCCCGAGGCTGCggagagcaaagctgctgcCATAGTGAATAGCATTAGG GAAGCTATATtggaagagcaggaaaagaagaaaagcaaaaactt gGCAGTGACTATAAGCTTAAGAATTATTGCAAACATCCTTGTGCTTCTCTCACTTGCTGGAAGTATTTACATCATATACTTTGTCGTGGATCGATCCCAAAGGTTAGAGCGTACCAAAAAGGAATTGactctttgggaaaaaaatgag GTAAGCGTAGTTGTGTCACTGATCACAATGATTGCACCCTCGGCCTTTGAACTTGTGGCAGCTCTGGAGATGTATCATCCAAGAACCACTCTTCGCTTCCAGCTTGCCAG GGTTCTTGTTCTATACCTGGGAAACCTATACAGTTTAATCATTGCTCTCCTGGATAAAGTGGACAGTATGAGCGTCACC GACTCTGACGTTAACAACAATGCAAGTAATTCTACCGCCTTCTCAACAACCAGAACTCTTTCTAAAGAAGACAATATATCTACAACTATTCCTGATGTACAAATTAAGAGAAACAACATGGTCACATTGGAAGACGGTCGCACTCCAGGCTTGATGGTCTCTGACTCACTGGTTAACAAATCAGCTGCCTTTAACTACAACACCCAGAACCCCCAGGATCAGTGCTGGGAGACGTATGTTGGTCAA GAGATGCTAAAACTTTCAATTATCGACATGATTTTCACAGTCGCAAGCATCTTGCTAATCGATTTCTTCCGTGGACTGTGTGTTCGATACTTAAGTGATTGCTGGTGCTGGGATCTAGAAAGCAAGTTT CCAGAATATGGAGAATTCAAAATTGCAGAGAATGTGTTGCATTTGGTCTACAACCAAGGAATGATCTG GATGGGAGCTTTCTTTTCACCTTGCTTACCAGCATTCAATGTTCTCAAGTTGATTGGACTCATGTACCTGAGGAGCTGGGCTGTGTTAACATGTAATGTACCACATCAGCAGGTTTTCAGAGCATCTCG ATCCAACAATTTCTACTTGGCCATGTTGCTCTTCATGTTGTTCTTATGCATGTTACCAACAATTTTTGCTATTGCCCGATATAAGCCATCTTTAAGCTGTGGTCCCTTCAG tggacaagaaaaaatatatgaTATTGTTTCTGAAACAATTCAGAATGATTTTCCCACATGGTTCAACACAGTGATTACTTACATCAGCAGTCCTGTGGTTGTCCTCCCCGCACTACTACTTTTATT CATGCTAATCTATTACCTACAAAGTATTGCAAGATCATTAAAATTCACCAACAATCAACTGAGAATGAAGATCCAAACA GAAAGAACTGAAGATAAGAAAAAGGTGGTTCAGATGGCAGTTG ccAGAATCCAAAATCTGGATGGGAATGACAAGAGACCAGAGCAAGAAAGTGATATTATCAGCCAGGAGTCTTCTGTTCGGTCCTCAACTCCCCGAAAGAATGGCAGTGTCTTGAACTTTGAATCTCCTGTGAGCAAAGGCACCAGAATACAAACCATTTCCCAGTCTGTGCCCCAGACTGTGCCCTCAGCTGATGTTGCAAGACCCATCAATGCCACTCCCACAACTTCAACTTCTTtaacaccagctccctcagtatcaAGTGTACAGAAACCAAGAAATGATCATATCACAAACAG gtACCCAAGCCTTGTGCATGGGAGTGCAAGTGAGCTCTGTAAAACAAAGCCGTACACACCAGTGATTTTCAAAAAGCATGCTGAACATGTTCATTCTGAGCCTCTCTTCAGAAAAGGCATTCGGCAGGTAAATCCGGATGCTCTTGGGGCAGGGGCTCCTGGTTTTGTGGGACGCAGACCATACGCTACCAGGTATTTTCTTGTTAATGAAAATGAGTCCCGCAAAAAATCGCTCCGTTCTGCCTCCCGACTCCAAAGGCACATCAGAAAGGATGAACCAGGAGACGTTATTGAGTTGTATCCACGCAATGTCAGAAGATATGTGATTCGAGCACCGCACCAGATGTATTCCCCTCACCCCAGTGAAGATGAGGATGATGAAGAGGAACTTGGGAGAGAATTAATGAACAGATCCCATCGCCCTCGCTCGCTGTCTGATCTTCGCCCAACACCACGATTTTACGTTGGGGAACGTGCTGATGGCCACATCCTTATGAGCAAGGATCTAGCCAGAGTGCATTACAAATCCTGGGATGATGGTTTTGAGCTGGACCTGGACAGGCCTCCGTATGCCTACAAGAAAGTGCACCTGAACTATGCTGAGCCACGTGTGAAaccaaaatcaaagcaaaagatGGAGCAATCTCTAACTGAATCTGATTCCATCGAATCCAGCAGTGATCCgcagaacagcagcaatgaCCAGTATATCCAGGTCATTCATAGCAAGGAAAAGTATCCAAAACCTGGGACAAAACTCaccaaaaagaaatcaaaaaacAGCGTTGATCTAAATATGTCTGAGCCTAATGAACTGGTATGCTCAAATGTCTGA
- the STARD5 gene encoding stAR-related lipid transfer protein 5, with translation MDYAGLAETAAEKMGLYRRDPGGWRGCRRTSEVSVSWRPSAEFAGNVYKGEGILPASPRHVWECIQPVAGGPRTKWDQNVKDFEVVEAVSDTVSVCRTTTPSAFMRIISPREFVDVVLVKQYEDGTMLSAATNVEHPLCPPQPNFVRGFNYPCGCFCIPLPGEPGRTQLLSFFQTDLGGYLPQTVVDSFFPASIAGFYSNLTKAVKALKV, from the exons ATGGACTACGCGGGGCTCGCTGAGACGGCTGCCGAGAAGATGGGGCTGTACCGGCGGGACCCCGGCGGCTGGCGGGGCTGCCGGCGCACG AGCGAGGTTTCCGTGTCTTGGAGACCGTCCGCGGAGTTTGCTGGCAACGT GTACAAGGGCGAGGGCATCCTGCCTGCCAGCCCCCGGCACGTCTGGGAATGCATACAGCCGGTGGCCGGCGGGCCTAGGACCAAGTGGGACCAAAACGTGAAGGACTTTGAGGTCGTTGAAGCCGTCAGCGAT ACTGTTTCTGTATGCAGAACCACAACACCTTCAGCTTTCATGAGGATTATTTCACCAAGAGAATTTGTGGATGTGGTACTAGTGAAGCAATATGAAGATGGGACAATGCTATCTGCTG CCACCAATGTGGAACACCCGCTGTGTCCTCCTCAACCAAATTTTGTGAGAGGTTTTAATTATCCCTGTGGCTGTTTCTGTATACCTCTTCCAGG GGAGCCAGGCAGGACTCAACTCCTCAGTTTCTTTCAGACTGACCTTGGTGGCTATCTTCCCCAGACGGTGGTGGATTCCTTCTTTCCAGCTAGCATAGCTGGATTTTACAGCAACCTGACCAAAGCTGTTAAGGCATTAAAAGTGTGA